The DNA region CACTGGGCGGTATGGCCAAGGCGATCGAGGCGGGCATTCCGAAGCTTCGCATCGAGGCGGCGGCTGCCCGCACGCAGGCCTGGATCGATTCCGGCCGCCAGACCGTCGTCGGCGTCAATCGCTATCGCGCGAGCGACGAGGCACCCATCGAGGTGCTGAAGATCGACAATTCCGCCGTCCGCGCCGCGCAGATCGCCAAGCTGGCGCAACTCCGCGCCGAGCGCGACGAGGCGGCGGTACAAGCCGCGCTCACCGCGCTAACGGAAGGCGCGCGGAGCGACGCCAATCTGCTGGCGTTGGCGGTCGACTGCGCCCGCTCGAAAGCGACCGTCGGCGAGATGAGTGCGGCGCTGGAACAGGCGTTCGGCCGGCATCATGCCAAGGTCGAGGCGGTGCGTGGGGTGTACGCGAGCGAGAGCGGCGGCTCCGATGCGATCACGCGGCTCAGGCAGATGACCGAGGCGTTCGCGGACAATGAGGGACGGCGGCCGAAGATCCTCGTCGCCAAGATGGGCCAGGATGGCCATGACCGCGGACAGAAGGTCGTGTCTTCCGCGCTTGGCGACCTCGGCTTCGATGTCGAGATCGGCGAACTGTTCCAGACGCCGGGCGAGGCGGCGCGCGAGGCGATCGAGCGAAACGTCCATATCGTCGGTGTCTCGTCGCTGGCGGCTGGACATTTGACGCTGGTGCCGGCTCTGCGCGATGCGCTTGAGGCGGCGGGCCGGAGTGACATCATGATCGTCGTCGGCGGCGTCATCCCACCCCAGGATTTCGATGCCCTGCGCGAGGCCGGTGCCGAAGCCATATTCCCGCCCGGGACCGTGATCCCGGATGCAGCGGAACAACTAGTCGAGGCGTTGAACCGGCGGCTCGGCTTCGCGCAGAAGGCGGTCGGCTGAGGCTTCTTCGTTGGAGAGGACGCCGCCCCGGCAAATCGGGGGCGGGACCGGGACGGCGCCGCCGCGACGAGGTCCGATGCACCTCGTGCGACTGAGACCTCTCGCGAATACGGAGCGGCCGTTCTTTCGGGCCGCTCCCTCCGCGTCAGGCCAATGGGATCAGCCCGGCAGCAGAACCGTGTCGACCACGTGGATCACGCCGTTCGACTGATTGACGTCGGCGATCGTGACCTTCGCCTTGTTGCCAGCGGCGTCGGTGACGATCACGTCCTTGCCGTCGAGCGAGAACTTCAGAACGGCTCCGTTGACGGTCTTGACCTCGGCGGTTCCGCCGCCCTTCTGGATCGCGTCGATAACGTCCTTGGCGGCGAGTTTGCCGGGGACGACGTGATAGGTCAGGATCGCGACGAGCTTCGCCTTGTTCTCGGGCATCACCAGCGTCTCGACCGTGCCGGCCGGGAGCTTGGCGAAGGCTTCATTGGTCGGCGCGAACACGGTGAACGGCCCGGGACCGGACAGCGTTTCGACCAGTCCGGCGGCCTTCACGGCGGCGACAAGCGTCGTGTGGTCCTTCGAATTGACCGCGTTCTCGATGATGTTCTTCGAGGGATACATCGCGGCGCCGCCGACCATGACGGTGTCTTCGGCGAAGGCTGCGGGGGCGGTAAAGGCAGCGCCGCTTGCAAGCACGCTTGCAAGCGCGAGGGCGCGAGAAACCCTGGCGATGGACGAGATCTTGGCGTTTGTCGGGATCATGGTGGTCTCCGTTGCGGTCTGTTCATCCTGGGGGAAAGAAGCGCGCCGGCGGGAGGAGAGCCGGCGCGCCGCGGGGCCGTTTAGCCCGGGAGGAGAACGGTGTTGATGACGTGGATCACGCCGTTCGACTGTTCGACATTGGGGATCGTGACCTTGGCCGTGTCGCCCTTGGCGTCCATGATCAGGACCGACTTGCCTTTGCGCATGAAGGTCAGGGACTCACCGTTGACGGTCTTGAACTCGGCCTTGCCGCCGCCCTTCTTGATCGCGGCGACGATGTCAGCAGCGGAAACATGACCCGGCAGCACGTGGTAGGTCAGGATCGCGGTCAGGGTCTTCTTGTTCTCCGGCTTGACCAGCATCTCGACCGTGCCCTTGGGCAGCTTGGCGAAGGCGGCGTTGGTCGGAGCAAATACGGTGAACGGCCCGGGACCGGACAGGGTCTCGACCAGGCCGGCTGCCTTCACGGCGGCGACGAGCGTCGTATGATCCTTCGAGTTGACGGCGTTCTCGACGATGTTCTTCGACGGATACATCGGCGCGCCACCGACCATCACGGTCTTGGCGAAGGACGGGCTCGACACGGCGACGGTGCCCGTGATGGCGATGGCAGCGATGGCAGCGGCCCGCATAGCGTTCGAAAAGACATGCATGTTCGTTATCTCCCGATCTTCGATCGGCGATTCAATAGATCGCGATCTGTTGCCCGTTTCTCAGACGATCCGGAGGCAAAGCTGCCCCGGCATCGATCCAACAAGGTCGACATCAATCCCACTAACGTGAAGGATGCCTCCCGCTATATTTGGACCGACATTTTCGTTGCTCTGATTTTGTCGGTCACATGAGCTTATACGGAAGCTTTTCCTATCTGGTTTCGGTCCGCACCGCCCGGATCGATCACGAACGCGTGATCCTGTTCGGAGCAATTCGTTCTGAGGGAGGACCGCGACGTAGGATGACTTTGCTTGCGCGGCGAAATTCACGGACCTATGGTCCGCAACCTGCGGAGCTTTTCATGAAGACGACCAATCCCGTCTATACGGGCCTGCCGACGACGATTTTCGAGGTTATGTCGCGCCTTGCGATCGAGCATGGCTCGATCAATCTCGGGCAGGGTTTTCCCGACGTCGATGGACCGGAGGATCTTCGCCGCCTCGCGGCCGATGCCCTCATCGCCGGACCCAATCAATATCCCCCGATGATGGGACTGCCCGAAC from Kaistia algarum includes:
- a CDS encoding fasciclin domain-containing protein; its protein translation is MHVFSNAMRAAAIAAIAITGTVAVSSPSFAKTVMVGGAPMYPSKNIVENAVNSKDHTTLVAAVKAAGLVETLSGPGPFTVFAPTNAAFAKLPKGTVEMLVKPENKKTLTAILTYHVLPGHVSAADIVAAIKKGGGKAEFKTVNGESLTFMRKGKSVLIMDAKGDTAKVTIPNVEQSNGVIHVINTVLLPG
- a CDS encoding fasciclin domain-containing protein, with protein sequence MIPTNAKISSIARVSRALALASVLASGAAFTAPAAFAEDTVMVGGAAMYPSKNIIENAVNSKDHTTLVAAVKAAGLVETLSGPGPFTVFAPTNEAFAKLPAGTVETLVMPENKAKLVAILTYHVVPGKLAAKDVIDAIQKGGGTAEVKTVNGAVLKFSLDGKDVIVTDAAGNKAKVTIADVNQSNGVIHVVDTVLLPG